The Scophthalmus maximus strain ysfricsl-2021 chromosome 7, ASM2237912v1, whole genome shotgun sequence genome includes a window with the following:
- the si:dkeyp-73b11.8 gene encoding BPTI/Kunitz domain-containing protein → MKHLLLLGMAVAIIHVSQTSTPGFCQLPPSAGNGLEFIVAFYYNHTKDQCNPFMYNGEGGNSNRFVNERECIRNCSANAENIYPTDESLACHFKKAIGQCRGQLLRYYYDSVHDKCKKFIWSGCIGNGNRFFDQGSCNSTCAGIHDDGDDPEEDEPDTPIAIICGVLLGVIIAAFIIPVVVLTVRSKKMSSKKNEPGKSKEPRSDSPLQPQAIEMA, encoded by the exons ATGAAGCACCTTTTGCTTTTGGGGATGGCTGTTGCTATAATCCACGTCAGCCAGACAAGCACTCCAG GTTTTTGTCAGTTGCCCCCAAGTGCAGGCAATGGACTGGAGTTCATCGTAGCGTTCTATTATAATCACACCAAAGATCAGTGCAATCCTTTCATGTACAATGGGGAAGGTGGAAACAGCAACCGCTTTGTAAATGAGAGAGAGTGTATAAGAAACTGTTCTGCCAACGCAGAGAATATCTACCCCACGGACG AATCTCTAGCTTGCCACTTTAAAAAGGCCATAGGTCAATGTAGGGGTCAGCTTTTGAGATACTATTATGATTCTGTTCATGACAAATGCAAAAAGTTCATCTGGTCGGGTTGTATTGGAAATGGAAACCGATTTTTCGATCAAGGCAGCTGCAACTCTACATGTGCTGGCATCCATG ATGATGGCGATGATCCGGAGGAGGATGAGCCAGACACTCCTATTG CAATCATCTGTGGAGTTTTGCTTGGTGTCATTATTGCCGCTTTCATCATACCTGTGGTCGTCTTGACTGTTAGATCAAA GAAAATGAGCTCCAAGAAGAATGAACCAGGGAAAAGTAAAGAACCCAGGTCTGATTCACCTCTTCAGCCGCAGGCAATTGAAATGGCATAG